GGGCTCAATCCAATAAAGACATGTATATGGTCGGGCATTCCATTAACAATAATTGATTTTTGCTCTTTATTTGTAATGATGCCTGAAATGTATTTATGCAAATCATCTTTCCATGATTTTGCAATAAGATTTTCTCTGAATTTTACAGCGAAAACAACTTGAATGTATAATTGTGAAAATGTACCTGGCATATTGTTGTGTCCAATAATAATAATGTCACCCCTTCGGGGTTTTTTGTTTTGTGGTTATGTTTTTTATAATCTTTATAATAATTTCATCCCTTCGGGATTTTAATTTTTTCACACCTTCGGGTTTTTTTGTTTTGTGGTTATGTTTTTTATAATCATTTCATAATATAATTATTTCATCTATAATAATTTCATCCCTTCGGGATTTTGATTTTTTCATCTTTTGGGATGAAAAAAATTTGAATTTAGAAAATCACTCCGCAGTTGGCAAGGTAAAGTAAAAAGTACATCCTTTTCCGGGTTTGCTTTTTACCCAAATTTTACCTTTGTGCTTTTGTACAAAATCTTTTACCAAAATTAAGCCTAATCCACTGCCTTTTTCTATTTTGGTAGCTGCTTTTGCCATTTCTGCTTCACTAAATAATGTGCTTTGAGTTTCTTCTTTCATGCCAATTCCGGTGTCTTTAATGGAAATCTCTACCATTGATTTGCTTTCA
The genomic region above belongs to Bacteroidota bacterium and contains:
- a CDS encoding transposase, whose protein sequence is MPGTFSQLYIQVVFAVKFRENLIAKSWKDDLHKYISGIITNKEQKSIIVNGMPDHIHVFIGLSP